A single region of the Epinephelus moara isolate mb chromosome 12, YSFRI_EMoa_1.0, whole genome shotgun sequence genome encodes:
- the LOC126399045 gene encoding alpha-1-antiproteinase-like: MAVKMRGIFCALAALLLAAAWADHQHHGSDHSHEGELSCHKLSSPNADFAFALYKSLNAQTAAGKNIFYSPLGISTTLSMMSTGAGGETHSQLFSSLGYSTLNQTQ, encoded by the exons ATG GCTGTAAAGATGCGTGGGATCTTTTGTGCACTCgcagcactgctgctggctgcagcatggGCAGACCACCAACACCATGGCTCTGATCACAGCCACGAGGGAGAGCTGAGCTGCCACAAGCTGTCGTCTCCCAATGCTGACTTTGCCTTTGCCCTCTACAAAAGTCTGAATGCCCAAACTGCTGCTGGAAAGAACATCTTCTACTCGCCGCTGGGCATCTCCACCACCCTGTCCATGATGTCTACAGGGGCCGGTGGTGAAACCCACAGCCAGCTGTTCTCCAGCTTGGGCTACAGCACCTTAAACCAGACTCAATGA